CAGGAACAGGCCATTGAGTATCTGGAGAAATCCGTGGCTTCCGATCAGACCGATGCACAGAGCTGGTACCTCCTTGGTCGCTGCTACATGTCTCAGCAGAAGTACCCCAAGGCATACGAGGCTTACCAGCAAGCCGTCTACCGCGACGGTCGTAACCCCACGTTCTGGTGCAGCATTGGTGTGTTGTACTACCAAATCAACCAGTATCGTGATGCGCTCGATGCCTACTCGCGTGCGATCAGACTAAACCCCAACATTTCCGAGGTTTGGTACGATCTCGGAACCCTATACGAGTCTTGCAACAACCAGACAGCTGACGCTCTCGACGCGTACCAGCGTGCAGCCGACCTCGACCCTTCAAACGTTCACATCAAGGCTCGTCTTCAGCTTCTCCAGAATGGTCAAGGATCCGCTGGCGCTCCCAATCAGGGCAACGCTCCTGTTCCTCAGGATGTCCACCCTCAAGCTTACCAACCTGCTTCTGTTCACGGGCCTGCTGCTCCTCAATGGGGCTCTCAGCCTGCGCAACCGCCTCAAGGACCCGCTCCGCCGGCTCTTGGCACTGCTGGCTGGGACCGTCCTCTGGCTCAGATTAGGGATCCAGGCCTACCACCCCAGTCTCTCAACCCATACGAGCAGCGCGAGGGCATTCGCCCACCAACGCAACATGCTGCCCAGCGTCCCGTGAGCCCGCGTCAGGAGCCTCCGAGGACCTACGGCGAGCCTCCGAGACCTCCCACTAACGGTCCTGGTCCATCTGGCCCGGCTGGCCCACCTCCTCCAGGCCCGGGGTCTCTCCGTCGCGGCATGTCTCCATCCCCCAAAACGCACCATGTGGCCCCGAGTCCGTACCACCCCCAGCCGCCACAGCTCACCCCCCAGCCAGTACAGGCTCAGCAGCCGGCGCCTCCACCGCACCAAGCACAGCAGCCCCAGCAGCCCCAGCAGCCCCAGCAGCCCCAGCAGCCCCAGCAGCCCCAGCAGCCCCAGCAGCCTCAGCAGCCTCAGCAGCCTCAGCAGCCTTCCCAACCAAACCGCATCTCTAACCCTAATTATGGCCCACACGCTGGCGCTGGCAGTGTCCCACCGCCACCTCCTCCACCCCCTGCTGGATTGGCTGGTCCTCCAGGCCAGTCAACACCTGGACCACTCCCACCTTATGGCCGTCCAAGTAGTCCGCCACCAGAGGTGCGACCTATCGTCGAGAACCGCGCAGGCTCTCCGCGCAACGGCTATCAGGGACCTTACCAGACTCAGCATCACGCTGACCCTTCTGCCAGTGGTGGTATTGCTGGCGGTGCACCTCCCCCAGCTGCTGCTCTCGCTGCGGCTGAAGCAGCTGCACGAGATCGTGAGGATCGCCCGCCTACCGCACCACCCAAACGTCACAGGGAGTGGGAGGAAAGCCCAAAGTTGCAGAGCAACGACGAAAAGCGCCAGAAGCTCGAAGAGCCCCACAGCCGCCGCCCTTCGCCTCCCCACCATGTGTCGTCACCACAAATCCCGCGTCAGAGCCCACAGGCTGTTCCTGATGCTCGACGCTTCAACGACGGCTACCACCCATCTGAAGCTGCTCACCACCCGCCTTCGCTAGCACCCATCGTGGGCCCACAAGCACCGCTGCCTCGCATGTCGGAGACACCAGCACCGACAAAGGAAATCCCCCGTCCCGAACACCATGAGCCAGCCGCTCGCCACGTAGACGTTGACGAGAACTACGATGACGAGGGTGATGAGCCAAAGGCAAATGGGACGAAGTCTGAGCGCGGTAGCCCCCGCACAGCGCCCACAAATGGCGTTCCCCATGCTGCCACTCCCGCTGAGCAGAAGTCTTAGGAAGGCCTGTTTGCTGGGGTTTCCAAGCCTGCTGGCTTCACTCCTGTCAATTTCTGCTGACTTCAAGTCTCAGGAAATCACTGTAAGAAATCGAGGCTCGAGCAAGGTTTTCGCAATCTAGAATCTCGTACATAGTTCCAGTCCTTCGTTTTCCTTTCGTTGTTTGAATGCTCATGAATGGGTTCGGAGGCCCTGTAGATGGTGTTTAAGTGGAGATACCCTCATATGGCTGCACGCTTGTATGATCACCAAAAGCGATATTGCAACTTGGGCCTGTATTTATTGCTTTCTTATATTAGTATTCAGGATGACTTCTACCAAAGCTACCATCATATGTTCTGTGCAGTGTTCGCAATCGTATTTGGCAGTGCTGTCAACAGTGCTGTCAGCAGCTCTGACAGCTGCCGGTGGGGCGGACTAGCCTCTCACAGATCCCGCCTTGCACATGCATCTCTCCAGTTGCGTCATCGGCATCGCGAAACCATGAAAACGCTCCTACGACGCGCTCTACCACAATACCCCTCCCACAGAACAACTGCTGCACTTCACACTACGTTGCCTTCAAGCGTTGTACGCTTAACGATCGCCAACAACGCGCTTCGACCGCTCTCCAACCGCGCCTCCACCGCAAACACCCTGCGCCCACACGCTCTCACACACACAGCCGCACGAGCCATGTCTTCAGACGCAGATTACGCCGCGTTCCTCGACAAAGCGAATCAGGATGTTGCGCCGGCAGAGCAGCAGGACGTGAGCAGCAAGAAGGGATACGGCACGAAGAATGTGAACACAGCGGTGCCCAAGGCCCTGGAAAGCGTCGAGGAGTACTATGTCAGCGATGCAGACGAGCCTTTTGAGCCTGTTGCTCTCGAGTTTAGCGGGGATGAGATTACTGCTGGTAAGTGCTTCGAGCTGACTGAGGGGTAAATGAGATGTAGAAGACGAAGATCGAGGCAGACGGTTGAGCGTGTCACTAACGTGACGCAGGTGACCTAGCGAAACTTATTGGTGGCGACAAGGAGGTCGAGGAGCACAAGGCGAAAGGATTCGAGACACAGTACAAGACAGTCATCGATGCTGTCAAGAAGGCTGGCAACGGTCAGGTCAAGGTCTTTCGAGTCGAGCTCGAGGGCACACGAGCAGAGTATTACGTCGTGTCAATCGACAAGGAGGGAGGCAAGGTTATAGGGCTGAAGGCGTTGAGCGTTGAGTCGTAGATACCCAGGTGGGATGAGGAGTGTAGCATGAGCCATTGCAAGAGCACAAAGTTACCCTGCGTTGTTCCATCCCACCGTTGTGCAATTAGCTGTTTGGACAGCAGCGAACTAAAGATTGCTTACATTAGAGATGTCGAGGACAACGCTCTTCTCCATGGCACAACAGTGGGCCTTTCCCGGATCATTCAAAGCACAAGAGCTGCACATACATAGTACTATGGTATCCGGCAAAAGTAGTGTAGATTGGTCAGAGCGGTGGCTGTGTTTAAAATGCTGACGCACAAACATCATACATGGCAGTGACGTGATTGGCTCTTATCTCGTAAATCACCAGATACCTAGACAGAGATGACTTACCCCTGTCCAGTCTGTGTCAGCACTGACCAATGTACACTACTTTTGCCGGATACCATAGTACAGGGACAGCGTCATTCTTCTCACACGCGTATTTGGCCCCAGGTACGCCCCACTCCCTCATTCCTCCTCAAACACGTCGATTCACATCTCCCTCGGCTTCATTGGTCGAACTGGAGTCGGACAGCGATGTTCTTAAGCAACCAATCGTGCACTGGCCGCGGCTGGCCACGCTTCCAGAATGCCGGCTGGAGGGAGTCTCGCTTCCCGCAGCGTTTCCCGAGCCATGCAGCGGCGGCTGCCACCGAAGTTTCGACGCCCCTTTCTTGCGCAGATCTTAGCATTCTTTGACCTTGTGCATGCGTGCGGTAACTATCGATGCATGGCGTTGGATTGCTAAGACATGAATTATTGCAGCCTCGGCCACAGGATTCAGCCCTCGCAATCTTACTTGGTGCTTGAAGGATCAGTAGAGTGCTTGGTAGCGGTGATCCCGCTCCCGCAGCGATACGGCTGTCGAAGGGTGAAGGCGAGATGAGGATCGTATCGGACTCGCAACGTCGTGACGAAGATGGTGGCAGTGCTGGACATGTTGAAGGGCACTCATGTCATGCTGCTCTACGCTGGGACATTATATGTGGTGCGACGCGTCACCCTCGATACTGATGTTGACGATCGCAGAGCTAGTCAGTCCACCGACGCAACGTCTTGTCCCCAGCCGTGCAGTGGGAACCGTTGCGGTTGTGGTCCGCTGCCTTGCGCGACAGGCTCACGGCTGTAGACGCGGTCAAGGACGAGCAAAATGCCGATGTTTCAGCAGAGACAAGGACCGCCGCCGCATGACGACTTGACGAGAAACAGGGAGACGATCTGGTCGTCGAAAGGGGCACGGGGGGCTGGTTCTGGGACAGCGCATGACAGCAATATGAACCAGGCCGGGAATACAGCATGGTCTGCAAGGCCCTCGGTTTTTTTGGTTTGGCAGGCTGCTGTGACAGTTGCAGCACAGGGAAGGCCCATCGCACGCCGAAACATGGAAACACGGCAACATGGCAACATGGCAACACGGAAACACGGAAACATGTTGTTGAATGGGCTGCGGTGGTTGAGCTTCTAGGCCGAGTACATTCAGCCTAGGCTTGGGTAGTGGGTGCGCAAGCGGCAGCGAAAAGAGTCGCCACCATGCAAGCGCCTTGTCCAGCTTGCTTGGAGGCTTCCCGAGGGTGATTGGCTGCTCCTTGGTCAGCTCCTTGTTCGCGCTTCGAGATCTTCGTCCTGGAGGCCGTGCTCGCCACCTGGTGAATCCTGGTCCCTCCTCTGCTTGCCAGGTGCCAGCCTCATCGTCTCTTCATCCATCCACCGTAGTCCGTCGGCGCGTGCGCATTCGCGTTCTTGCAGCTCTCGCCTGTGCACCGCTCCAAGTTACCCCCTGCACATCACTCGACCACGGCGTTGTTCCCGTCTGCACCGCGGCTTTCCCCACGCACGCCGCGTGTAGGCAGTAGGTACTAGGTAGTGACATAAGTGCTGCTGCCAAGTCGTCGTTCCTGGCCTACCTGCCGACCCTAGACGCCCCCGTTTAGACCAGGAGCAAGACACATCCCATCCCCTGTGCGCCTGCACCTCCATTCTCGCTCCTCGCGGCGTCCTTTCTTCTGCTCTTCACCAGCAGCGACACCAAGCTGCCTGTTGCCTCTCTGTTGCTTTCGGACACTGCTCCACGAGGCTTCCATCGCGCACATCGGCGTTGCTGTTGCCCCGACACCCACCTGCAGCGCCCTACGCACGTCGTTCCCTTCTCAGGCATTCCAGTTGCATGCCGCGCACATCGCCGACAACAACACCTGTTCTCCACTGGAGCTCGCCCTTTCTTGGACCCCTATAGCACGACACTCTCGCTAGCATCCTCCCCGCACACGCCCATTCACCATGTCGGCGCCGCTGTCCCCTCGAGGGGAGAACCCGCCGCATCTTCGCCTCAACTCTGGATCGCACGACATAATCACAGACGACAACTCGCCGCCGCAAGCACGACCGAGCACAGCACGATCAACTTCGGCGCGATCACTAACTACCTCCATCCGCCCTGGCACCGCTCCGAGCCCCGGACCCAACATCTACTCCAATGTCGGCCTGGCAGAATCCGGAGACCTGCTGCTCCCACCGCGCAAGTCCAAGATGAAGGCATTCCGAGACGAATCACCGTTGCGCTCCCCCTCTGCTATATCCTCACGGCGAACAAGTTGGGAGTCGGACATGTCATCGAGAGGTCCGTTTGCCTCGCCTTTCGACGACTCCAGGGCGCCCTCGCGTGCAGGCAGCGAAGAGGACTTGAACACACAGACGGTGTCGGAGAAATTCAACATTCACCCGTCTGCAGGGTTACTGCTGTTTCCAGAAGATGTTGAGGCCGATGACGCCCTGCATAACCCTGAACCGGGCGAGAAAGACAAGCGTGACTGCGACATCTTCACCAAAAGAGGAATGGTCAACTTGGGTGGTCTTGGGATCATGGTGATTGGCCTGCTCCTCTTGTTCATTGGATACCCTATCCTGTATGTCCAGCCTCTAACAGCCGTGTTCAATGTTCGGCATTCACTGACAAACTCACAGTACTTTCGTCGACAAGTTAACGGAGAAGAAAGTTGGACCTTGCACAAACAATCCGCTCTGTATCGAGGGCAAAGAGCACGAGCCGCTTCTGACCAACCTGCGCAAGGGCCTGATCGATCCCGACACACCAGACTCTGCTATGTCACGCAAGTCGTATGATGGCTCCACACAAAACCTGGTTTTCTCCGACGAATTCAACACTGATGGCCGTACTTTCTACGATGGCGACGATCCATTCTTCCAGGCCGTTGACATTTGGTACGGTGCTACGCAGGATTTGGAGGTATATGATATGAAACTCGAGGTTTACTACCAGGCACTGACATGACATAGTGGTATGATCCTGATGCGGTATCCACCGAAAACGGTACGCTCAACTTGAAATTTGACCTATTCAAGAACCACGGTCTCAACTACCGATCGGGTATGATCCAGTCCTGGAACAAGTTGTGCTACAAGGGCGGCCATTTGGAGGCTAGTATCTCGTTACCCGGTAAGGGTGACGTTAGTGGATTCTGGCCTGGTTTCTGGACCATGGGCAACCTGGCTCGTCCGGGCTACCTTGGTTCGACCGAAGGCTTGTGGCCGTACAGTTACCACGATGAGTGCGACGTGGGAATTACGCCGAATCAGAGTTCGTACGATGGTCTCAGTTTTCTCCCTGGTATGAGGCTTCCTGCCTGCACTTGCCCAGGCGAGGACCACCCCAGCCCCGGCAAATCTCGCAGCGCTCCTGAAATCGATGCCTTGGAAGGCTCCGTCCATTTCCTTGGGCCTGGTGAAAGCAACGCTGTGGGAGTGGTATCCCAGTCTTTTCAGGCCGCGCCCTTCGACACCTGGTACATGCCGGATTATGGTAAATCTTTGCAAACCAAGTCGCCAACGCTTGCTAACATTCATCAGAACAACTGGAGATCTACGATACCTCAATCACCATGATGAACGCGTACAAGGGTGGACCCTTCCAGCAGGCTATCTCTGGTCTGACCAACCTGAATAATGATTGGTATGATGGCAAGCAGTACCAGAAGTATGCCTTTGAGTACAAGACTGGCGGCGATGGTTTCATCACCTGGTACGTTGGTGACGACAAAACTTGGACCATGAAGGCTCCGGCTACGCGCCCCACTGGCAATATTGGAACTCGAACCATCCCGGAAGAGCCTCTAGCCATCATTGCCAACTTCGGCATGTCCAACAGTTTCGCAGCCATCGACTTTGCACAGATTGCTGCTATGTTGCCCGCCACGATGCGTATCGACTACATTCGCATCTACCAACCTGAGGGTAGCGAGAGCATAACCTGCGATCCAGATGGCTACCCCACAACACAATACATCAAGAACCATCCGGATGCTTACCAGAATCCCAACCACACAGAATGGTATGTACCGCATCATAGCTGAGGTTGAACGATACTAACCGATATATAGGAAATCGACAGGGTTCCCTTGGCCGAAGAACTCATTCATGCACGATTGCGACAAATAGGTCAATCGAGCATTctttccttcttctctcgTCAAAGACTGCTGGAAAGTTCTTTGACGGGATCTTTTAACGTCGGCGGATCATTTGTTTACGACGAACGACAATACCCCAGATCGATTACCGCAAAAGCACGTAATCATAGACGTTTCCTTCTTTGAGCTATATCGCATCTTCTTGGTGGCATTTCCCCCAGGTCGCATTCGCATTGGATTCAACAGACGGATCTATGCGACATCTCATGCGTAGACCATCTCATCGCGGCCGATTACCGGGATATGATGAGCCGCAGACGCTGCTTTGCCTCAGCACCTAGGACGCCAAGTAGTAACCACTGCTTTGAAGGATTTTCTTCGAGCACCACCTGCGCTGCTCACCATTGGAACGGAACATATCTGGAGCATCCGCATCTCGGCGTCTCGCAGCTCTGGCCCGTACCTCTCATCATATATATGGCGCCTTTGTATATCATGGCTGTTCCCTTCTTCATTGCATTTGCAGCATTGTACAAAATCAGCATTTTAAGAGATTGTTGCAATTGGGTTTCTTTTTTTCCAGCATTTCTACACGCGCGTACTTTGCCATTTCTGGGGGTTGCTGTAGGCGAAGCTTTGAATATTGGAGTTTGCGCTGGATGGAGTCACGAAGGGCCGAACTATACTCCATTGACAGGCGTTTACGTAATAATAGGGGAGTGATAATCACGTGGAGCGGTGATGCCGAAACGAGGGGATGGAACAAGAGTAGCAGATGAGATAAAATTCGAATATCCTACAACACAAGAAAAGAGCGTTACTTTAGAAAGTACACGTAGGTGGTGTGGGCTGCCCATGGATCGATGTAAGCGGAATCTATGCTATCCTTGGGGATTGCAGTCGATGTGTCTCTCCCACTACTCAGCCACCCACGAGCACTCGACACTCCCTTCCGTAGCGCAACCTTGTACATACCAGAGAAAGCGCAATACATTGATCAGCATCTTGGACATGTGTGGTCAAGCTTGCAGTGTCAGTTCAGTTCGACAGCGCGCACAAGTCAAATACCCAGCACCTTCGCATTGCCAAAGCGGATTGCTGAAAACGCGAACAAGATGAACAAGGGCTCCTCAGTATGGATCTACAGCCAGCGCTGGCGTGGAGCTCGTAAGTCGCTGTAGTTGCTTAGTTTACCGTGGGGAAAGATCGATGACGATGGCCATCGATGGAATGTTTGACACTGTAGGCGTACGCTGTGACAAGTCCCGTCCAATAGCAGAATAATACTTGTATTGGCGACACGAGGCGATGTTCTGGAAACCGTTGCCGGGCTTCGTAGAGAAACTGGGGTCTAGAAGGGACATCCAAACCGCGTTGAAGCATGTCAATATATGGTTCGATTCCTCTGGTCAGGAATGCAAGTATAGAGCGTCTATTTTGCGCCATCGCGCCTACTAGGCTGTTCTTCTTGATCAGATCAGAACCTACACAATGCCATAGAGCAGCGCTCAAGAAAGGGCCTGCCCACCTAGAGTTGGTCTTACTGGTCTCTCAAGCGCAAAACCAAAGGCCGTTCGCATGCCACAAAGCTGCAAGTTTACCAAGTATACCACTCTGGCTCATGCCGGTTGCACAGCGCATCCCCACCAATCCGAGCCAGGGTACAGCAGACTCAGAGCCACATGCAACTGAAGCTAGGCTGCACAGCCCATTCACACTAACCTTGTTCCGTCACTTTTCCCGCCCACGCCTTGAAAGACTTGAGTTTAAATAACGTTAAGTTCATCGCAACGGAAGAAACAGAGCGGCCTACAATAGCACCAACATGGAGCGTCAAGGATCTCTGATTGTCTGGCTAGGCAAAAGAGTCTGCACAAGGCAACGTATGCATGGTCGACTGCTGCAAGGCTTTGTCTCGCCTAGCGGCTCTCTCAAAGCCTTGGGGCTTCACGTGAAAGGAGGACACACCTTGGTCGATATTGGATAGTCCTTCGAAACGCTGCAGGGCTTTCGAGGTTTTCCAGCAACCTCCGGGATTTTGAACCTGCTCTTAGCACTGCTCATGGGTCGACCAAAGTGCTACACGACCGACTGTGACGGGATATTGCCAGATGCCAGTTGGGCCGACTGCTTGGCCATGCACGATATGCTGCCACCGCGCCTGCAGAaactctctctctctctctctctctctcgcgCGCGCGATATCTGTCAATGACATAATTCACATCATAGAGTTTCAAGGACGTCTTGTTCAGCGCACTTCAAGGTCCTGGAGTGAAGAAGCGGCACATTCCAACCGAGATGCGCGTTTTCAACAGCCGGCGAAGCTGGGATAACGTCCTGCTATTGGACTTCTGGGAGATCGAGAACGAGCATGCTAACCGCGCTGTCTCGCTCGACCACTGCGGCTCGCTGAGCTGACACCAACCACTAAAAAGAAAGTGCTGAGTGGAAGCCATGTTCGTCTCCAACGAAACTTGACGATCAGCAAGGCGACGGAGGACTTGCCCTGCGAGAGAACTCAGCAGCGGTGGGCCGTTGCAACATCTTCGCTTTCACGTGCTCGTTTTTTCTACAATGCTAGACGTTGTCAAGGCGCGGAGTCGATCGGTAGAGCGATTGTATCGCGACCTGTGATCGAATTGGAATACTTGCGATTGTAGCGCTTATGGTCAGATATGGCGTGTTTTTGTTACTCACACCACGCCCGCTAGAGGGTCCGGAAGTGTACTTTGCGAGGCCTAGATAATGATTGTATGCAGCGTCCGGGGCGGCGTACAACATGTGTCGTCCTCCATGGACAGCGAGATTGGCAAGTGATGTGGGAGGGAAACGACGATTGCCGTTTGGATCAAAAAAAAAGGGGGAGGAACACAATGTGTAGCCAAGTATCCGCGAGAAGACTCCCTTGGAGACCAGGAAAAGTACAGCATGATAGTAAAGAGCAAATGTGGCTGAAAGATATAAGTTTTTGAAGAGGAAGGTAGTGACCCTTAGAGAATGTTAGACTGCATGTTAGCAACTGCATCTGGTCTGCAGCAGGAGTGATTGCAAGCAACAACTACACGGAGGCATCCTTGATGCTCGTTAGATCCTCAATGCTCAGGAATCTGGTGTTGCATCGTGCACGGTGTATAATGTGGAAAGACATCGAGAGGAACTGTCTTGTAGATATCTGGAAGTGATCGAGCGAGCGGTCGAGCAATTCGTGAGTACGAGTGCAGGTTGTAATGTACAGACCGTATCGTGGGAGGAGCGTGGTTGGGAGACTGGTTCCATCGGTCATGTCAGAAGAGACTGCTTGTGACTGACAACTAAGCGGTTCGAAAGGTGTTTAGGAATGAGCACGGAAGGAGCTGTGAATGTGGCACACAGTAGGTCGCGATGCCTGTCACTGTGAGCAACTCTACGCTGTGCACGAGTTCGACAAAAGTGATGGTTTTGTTCATGATCGTGCCATTTCTTTGTGTGAAATCCTGTAGACTCCATGATCGTTACAGGACAGGTATCCGAATGCTCCCACAGACCATTTCATTCGTATGATGGCTGCTGATGCAGAGAAACACGCTCGAAGAACTCCACCATCCCTTTGCCCAATGTTCCCTTAAACCTCAGCAATCTCCCGGAGACGACGGATGGTCGACCTTgtggcggcggcagcgggGGTACTGTGGGCGCGTGTTAGCCTTGTTGATGCGGTATTGCATCGCGCAGTCGAATCGTCGTATCGAGGTGTACGATGCGCGGTGCGGAGCGAGATCGCTTACGAGACGGTGTAAGCACCACCAGCGGTGGTCTTGCGGCAGGAGCGGCAGTTCCAGATACCGACGGCCT
Above is a genomic segment from Ascochyta rabiei chromosome 10, complete sequence containing:
- a CDS encoding glucose repression mediator protein; the encoded protein is MASHQQPSPTAGIPPHHGAQHPAHAQVNGHPPHVSQPKTPSQYLGQLTEAVWTQMGSLSEQMQDFDSAMECYQLALKYNQWSVPAMQGIACILRTKDAFPQAVEYLRTILKVDPANGDVWGSLGHCYLMMDDLQQAYSAYQQALYHLSDPKEPKLWYGIGILYDRYGSLEHAEEAFSQVMRMEPNFEKANEIYFRLGIIYKQQQKFNQSLDCFKYIVTNPPRPLTEEDIWFQIGHVYEQQKEFEAAKGAYRRVLERDPNHAKVLQQLGWLHHQQSTNYASQEQAIEYLEKSVASDQTDAQSWYLLGRCYMSQQKYPKAYEAYQQAVYRDGRNPTFWCSIGVLYYQINQYRDALDAYSRAIRLNPNISEVWYDLGTLYESCNNQTADALDAYQRAADLDPSNVHIKARLQLLQNGQGSAGAPNQGNAPVPQDVHPQAYQPASVHGPAAPQWGSQPAQPPQGPAPPALGTAGWDRPLAQIRDPGLPPQSLNPYEQREGIRPPTQHAAQRPVSPRQEPPRTYGEPPRPPTNGPGPSGPAGPPPPGPGSLRRGMSPSPKTHHVAPSPYHPQPPQLTPQPVQAQQPAPPPHQAQQPQQPQQPQQPQQPQQPQQPQQPQQPQQPQQPSQPNRISNPNYGPHAGAGSVPPPPPPPPAGLAGPPGQSTPGPLPPYGRPSSPPPEVRPIVENRAGSPRNGYQGPYQTQHHADPSASGGIAGGAPPPAAALAAAEAAARDREDRPPTAPPKRHREWEESPKLQSNDEKRQKLEEPHSRRPSPPHHVSSPQIPRQSPQAVPDARRFNDGYHPSEAAHHPPSLAPIVGPQAPLPRMSETPAPTKEIPRPEHHEPAARHVDVDENYDDEGDEPKANGTKSERGSPRTAPTNGVPHAATPAEQKS
- a CDS encoding beta-glucan synthesis-associated protein, which encodes MSAPLSPRGENPPHLRLNSGSHDIITDDNSPPQARPSTARSTSARSLTTSIRPGTAPSPGPNIYSNVGLAESGDLLLPPRKSKMKAFRDESPLRSPSAISSRRTSWESDMSSRGPFASPFDDSRAPSRAGSEEDLNTQTVSEKFNIHPSAGLLLFPEDVEADDALHNPEPGEKDKRDCDIFTKRGMVNLGGLGIMVIGLLLLFIGYPILTFVDKLTEKKVGPCTNNPLCIEGKEHEPLLTNLRKGLIDPDTPDSAMSRKSYDGSTQNLVFSDEFNTDGRTFYDGDDPFFQAVDIWYGATQDLEWYDPDAVSTENGTLNLKFDLFKNHGLNYRSGMIQSWNKLCYKGGHLEASISLPGKGDVSGFWPGFWTMGNLARPGYLGSTEGLWPYSYHDECDVGITPNQSSYDGLSFLPGMRLPACTCPGEDHPSPGKSRSAPEIDALEGSVHFLGPGESNAVGVVSQSFQAAPFDTWYMPDYEQLEIYDTSITMMNAYKGGPFQQAISGLTNLNNDWYDGKQYQKYAFEYKTGGDGFITWYVGDDKTWTMKAPATRPTGNIGTRTIPEEPLAIIANFGMSNSFAAIDFAQIAAMLPATMRIDYIRIYQPEGSESITCDPDGYPTTQYIKNHPDAYQNPNHTEWKSTGFPWPKNSFMHDCDK